Proteins encoded together in one Chitinophaga lutea window:
- a CDS encoding DinB family protein, which yields MATNLVNGIADLLNRDIEKLKEEINAYEDETKLWQLSGTVANSAGTLCLHLTGSLNHFIGAVLGKTGFVRDRESEFSLRNIPKAKMLADLEQTRVTVATTLAGLQDADLFETFPVKFQSKDVQTFWFLSHILTHVSYHLGQVNYHRRMS from the coding sequence ATGGCAACGAATCTTGTAAATGGTATTGCGGACCTGTTGAACAGGGACATCGAAAAGTTAAAGGAAGAAATCAACGCCTACGAAGATGAAACCAAACTCTGGCAGTTAAGCGGCACCGTCGCCAATTCGGCGGGCACGCTCTGCCTGCACCTCACCGGCTCGCTGAATCACTTCATCGGCGCGGTGCTCGGCAAAACGGGGTTTGTGCGCGACCGCGAAAGCGAGTTCAGCCTCAGGAACATCCCGAAAGCAAAAATGCTGGCCGACCTGGAGCAAACCAGGGTAACGGTGGCCACCACGCTGGCGGGTTTGCAGGATGCGGATCTGTTCGAAACATTCCCGGTAAAATTTCAGAGCAAAGACGTGCAGACGTTCTGGTTCCTGTCCCACATCCTCACGCATGTCAGTTATCACCTGGGGCAGGTGAACTATCACCGCAGAATGAGTTAA
- a CDS encoding Gfo/Idh/MocA family protein, whose amino-acid sequence MMEPGFYSRRQFLQQLSVNAGITIIGMEGISMFSTLEMAEAAEPAGIIESAPQALAAEVPRKLGIALVGLGQYAGGQLAPALKETEACYLAGIVTGSPNKARQWKRQYNIPDGNIYNYDNFDSIKDNPDIDIVYVVLPNALHAEYVVRAAKAGKHVICEKPMAITVEECDRMIAACKEAGKMLSIGYRLHFEPHNLQMKQLGQNKVYGEIKKIKAYNGMGDAQGWRLDKKLAGGGPLMDVGIYCVQGVRYTSGREPIAVTAKEGPKTDPVKFASVEQSLTWQMEFADGMIAECRTSYSEEMNLLRAEAERGWFELSPAYPYSGIRGKTSDGPMKLPQVNQQARQMDDFAIAVRSDRPTPVPGEMGRQDVKILQAIYKAMETGQRVEI is encoded by the coding sequence ACAGCTGTCTGTGAACGCAGGTATTACCATCATCGGCATGGAAGGCATCTCGATGTTTTCCACCCTTGAAATGGCGGAGGCCGCCGAACCCGCCGGTATCATTGAGTCCGCTCCGCAAGCGCTTGCCGCTGAAGTGCCCCGTAAACTCGGCATTGCGCTGGTGGGCCTCGGGCAGTATGCGGGCGGACAGCTGGCGCCGGCCCTGAAAGAAACGGAAGCCTGTTACCTGGCCGGCATCGTAACCGGCTCGCCCAATAAAGCCCGGCAATGGAAACGGCAATACAACATCCCGGACGGCAATATTTACAACTACGATAATTTCGATTCGATCAAAGACAATCCCGATATCGACATCGTGTACGTGGTGCTGCCCAACGCGCTACACGCCGAATATGTGGTGCGCGCCGCAAAGGCGGGCAAACACGTGATCTGCGAAAAACCCATGGCCATCACCGTGGAAGAATGCGACCGGATGATCGCCGCCTGCAAGGAAGCCGGCAAGATGCTTTCCATTGGTTACCGCCTGCACTTTGAGCCGCATAACCTGCAGATGAAACAACTCGGCCAGAACAAGGTATATGGCGAGATCAAAAAAATCAAAGCCTATAACGGCATGGGTGATGCGCAGGGCTGGCGCCTCGATAAAAAACTCGCCGGCGGCGGCCCGCTGATGGACGTGGGCATCTATTGCGTGCAGGGCGTGCGTTATACCAGCGGCCGCGAGCCCATTGCCGTCACCGCCAAAGAAGGCCCCAAAACCGATCCGGTGAAATTTGCCAGCGTGGAACAGTCCCTCACCTGGCAGATGGAATTTGCCGACGGCATGATCGCCGAATGCCGTACCTCCTACTCCGAAGAAATGAACCTGCTGCGGGCCGAGGCCGAAAGAGGCTGGTTTGAATTATCGCCCGCCTACCCCTATTCCGGCATCCGGGGCAAAACTTCCGATGGCCCGATGAAACTGCCGCAGGTGAACCAGCAGGCCCGCCAGATGGACGATTTCGCCATTGCCGTACGCTCCGACCGCCCGACGCCCGTGCCCGGTGAAATGGGACGGCAGGACGTAAAAATCCTCCAGGCGATTTACAAGGCGATGGAAACAGGGCAAAGAGTGGAGATTTAA
- a CDS encoding TetR/AcrR family transcriptional regulator, producing MAGRNREFDEDKALESAAGVFWIKGYEGASTEDLLQAMALNKGSMYNAFGNKRELFLKVFQFVAARIVQDIQAVFGKHHNPLNAIEEIFYGVARSKDPEARNRGCFYSNVLTEMSGVDEELAKIAAQQFREVAAIYEKYIRQGTSDGFLPASLVPADTARYLINCWCGLHITRRMYTRKDLETIVTMHLKIFEKS from the coding sequence ATGGCCGGAAGAAACCGAGAATTTGATGAAGACAAAGCCCTTGAAAGCGCTGCCGGCGTTTTCTGGATAAAAGGCTATGAAGGCGCTTCCACCGAAGACCTCCTCCAGGCCATGGCGCTCAACAAGGGCAGCATGTACAATGCCTTCGGCAATAAACGGGAACTGTTCCTGAAAGTGTTTCAGTTCGTCGCCGCACGCATCGTGCAGGATATCCAGGCCGTCTTCGGCAAACACCACAACCCGCTCAACGCCATTGAAGAGATTTTCTACGGCGTAGCCCGCAGCAAGGATCCCGAAGCCCGTAACAGGGGCTGCTTCTATTCCAACGTACTGACGGAAATGAGCGGCGTGGACGAAGAACTGGCCAAAATCGCCGCACAGCAATTCAGGGAAGTGGCGGCCATTTACGAAAAATACATCCGGCAAGGTACCAGCGACGGGTTCCTGCCCGCCTCCCTCGTGCCGGCAGACACGGCCCGGTATCTCATCAACTGCTGGTGCGGCCTCCACATCACCCGGCGGATGTACACACGCAAAGACCTGGAAACAATCGTCACCATGCACTTAAAAATCTTCGAAAAAAGCTAA
- a CDS encoding alpha/beta fold hydrolase: MTRYKKVKIDGLDIFYREAGSPAKPAILLLHGFPTSSHMFRNLLTSLEDKYYLIAPDYPGFGQSSMPSVDEFEYSFDNLAAVVEKFIDAVGLKKFSLYLMDYGAPVGFRIAQQHPERIQALLIQNGNAYEEGLKEFWEPIRAYWRNPGDKDAIEGVSKLLTIEATQWQYTHGVQDPERISPDTWTHDQALLDRPGNKDIQLRLFLSYGTNPALYPGWQAYFREHQPPALITWGEHDYIFPADGAYPYQRDLKNVEFHLLNAGHFALEDHGADIAQLIDGFLSKNIR, from the coding sequence ATGACCAGGTACAAAAAAGTAAAGATCGACGGGCTGGATATATTTTACCGCGAAGCCGGCTCCCCCGCCAAACCGGCCATCCTGCTGCTGCATGGCTTTCCCACTTCATCGCACATGTTCCGGAACCTCCTCACGAGCCTCGAGGATAAATATTACCTCATCGCGCCGGACTACCCGGGGTTCGGGCAAAGCAGCATGCCGTCGGTAGATGAGTTCGAATACAGTTTCGACAACCTCGCGGCTGTTGTGGAAAAATTCATCGATGCGGTGGGGCTCAAAAAATTCAGTCTTTACCTGATGGATTACGGCGCCCCGGTAGGCTTCCGCATCGCGCAGCAGCACCCCGAACGGATACAGGCCCTGCTCATCCAGAATGGCAATGCTTACGAAGAAGGCCTGAAGGAATTCTGGGAGCCTATCCGGGCGTACTGGAGAAATCCGGGCGACAAAGACGCCATCGAAGGCGTGTCGAAACTGCTGACCATCGAGGCTACGCAGTGGCAATACACACATGGCGTGCAGGATCCGGAACGGATCAGTCCCGATACCTGGACGCACGACCAGGCCCTGCTCGACCGCCCCGGCAATAAAGACATCCAGCTGCGGCTCTTCCTCTCCTACGGCACCAATCCTGCCCTGTATCCCGGCTGGCAGGCGTATTTCCGGGAGCACCAGCCGCCGGCGCTCATCACCTGGGGCGAGCACGACTACATCTTCCCCGCAGACGGCGCGTATCCTTACCAAAGGGATCTGAAAAACGTGGAATTCCACCTGCTCAACGCTGGGCACTTCGCGCTCGAAGACCATGGTGCAGACATCGCGCAACTGATCGATGGGTTTCTGTCGAAAAATATTCGATAA
- a CDS encoding AAA family ATPase: MLQTNYYILTGGPGMGKTVIIDALRHSGYTCVPETGRAVIREQVAAGGDALPWGNRSAFARRMFRQSVTDYDAHLGIQAPVFFDRGIPDITGYLQLCGLTVPPDMAAANHTLRYNPLVFIAPPWEDIFRNDRERKQSFEEAVATFDMMAGTYRSLGYRLSYLPETSVEERVAFILRSMLPG, from the coding sequence ATGTTGCAAACAAACTATTACATCCTGACCGGGGGCCCCGGTATGGGTAAGACGGTTATTATCGACGCGCTGCGGCATTCGGGGTATACCTGTGTGCCGGAAACAGGGAGAGCGGTTATCCGGGAGCAGGTGGCCGCCGGTGGCGATGCGCTGCCCTGGGGCAACCGGTCCGCCTTTGCCCGCCGGATGTTCCGGCAATCGGTAACGGACTATGACGCGCACCTCGGCATCCAGGCTCCCGTGTTTTTCGACCGGGGCATTCCCGACATAACGGGCTATTTGCAGCTCTGCGGGCTGACGGTACCTCCGGACATGGCGGCCGCGAATCACACCTTGCGGTACAATCCGCTGGTATTCATCGCGCCGCCATGGGAGGACATTTTCCGCAACGACAGGGAGCGGAAACAATCTTTTGAAGAAGCAGTGGCCACCTTCGATATGATGGCCGGTACGTACCGCAGTCTGGGCTACCGGCTCAGTTACCTGCCGGAAACCAGCGTGGAAGAAAGGGTAGCGTTCATCCTGCGATCGATGCTGCCTGGTTAA